The Wolbachia endosymbiont of Ctenocephalides felis wCfeT genomic interval TAAATATTTAATTCTTTATCATGTATGAGATTAATAGTGGTGGTATACTAATATGATTAAAGATTATCAGAGGGGACATAGAGGTCGCCTAAGGGAGAAAATTATCTCAGACTGTGGACAATCATTACTTGATTATGAGATTTTAGAGCACATCTTATATTCAGCATACAGCAGAATTGATGTAAAACCGATTGCAAAAAATTTAATAAAAGATTTTGGCGGTTTAAATAAAGTCTTTAATGCTGATAGAGAAGCATTGCAAAACATCAATGGAGTGAATGATGCAGCAGTATCTGCTATTTTTTGTGTAAAGCAGGCTTTTGTTCGTTCTGCAAGGGAGGAAATCATGAATAGTCCCATATTAGATAATTGGAAAAAATTACTCGATTATCTGAGAACTAGTATAGGAAGCTTAAATAGGGAGAATTTTCGTGTTATTTATATGAATAAAAAATATCGTTTAATAGCAGAAGATTTGCAAAATGTGGGCACAGTCGATCAAACCCCTCTTTATGTTAGAGAGATTATCAAGCGTGCACTTTTGATCGGTTCAACATCTATTGTAGTTTGCCACAATCACCCAAGTGGAGATACGCAGCCTTCAGGTAGTGATATATCCCTTACTAGACAACTTTCAGAAGCTTGCCAAAGTATAGGAATAGAACTTATAGATCACATTATCATTGCATTTAACAGTCACTTTAGCTTTAAGGAAAATAGATTGTTGTAAAATTCTTTTATTTAAAAAACCTATGCAATTTTCCGCAGATAATAAGGAAAATTAGAGCTCTCTTTGAGCAGAATCATCTATTATTGGATTACTAATTCGAGCTCTTGCAGCTGGTTGCTCCTCCTCAAAACTTAACTTGAAGCCCCCTGTGCACTCAAACCTTTTGAACTCAAAAGCATTATTAAGTTGTACTGCTATCATAAGTGCCGATAGAGCGATACATCCCAAAGAAAATGGTAGGTGGAACTGTAAATAAGAACACAATGCCAGCACCACCCAAGTTACGATGTTTATAAATTACTTTCATATACCCCCAAAATAAAAATACCAAGTTTAGAATGACACGTATATGAATTAATTGCAAGCAAACCTATGATCTATTTGGATTACTACTCGGAGATGCTATAAAATTTGGTTGTTGCAAATTAGTAAA includes:
- the radC gene encoding RadC family protein; its protein translation is MKDYQRGHRGRLREKIISDCGQSLLDYEILEHILYSAYSRIDVKPIAKNLIKDFGGLNKVFNADREALQNINGVNDAAVSAIFCVKQAFVRSAREEIMNSPILDNWKKLLDYLRTSIGSLNRENFRVIYMNKKYRLIAEDLQNVGTVDQTPLYVREIIKRALLIGSTSIVVCHNHPSGDTQPSGSDISLTRQLSEACQSIGIELIDHIIIAFNSHFSFKENRLL